In the genome of Myxococcus stipitatus, one region contains:
- a CDS encoding DUF4388 domain-containing protein yields MAQKPKATPRVGGEATSLELEKSLAAGLSSSRPLSAWFHGPEGMVLLHEPSGFAGFLAGTLGTLSVEEVFAHVLTGIRSGLLAVQSGAVRRTVSFRDGQVVFATSTERSERLGAVLTRLGLVTQAQLTQALSRVTPSRRIGQVLTSEGLVSEAHLYGAMTYVVREVVLSLFELTEGSFLFVEGPAPMADVVKLPERTRDLVLTGIKRSEELSRLRRRYPEDLRAEPGPAGPRPGEERFFQRMGAGATLSDLRAVREGGQHAFFSWLDECVRGGHLQVRPTAPPAAPVPAVEGMAWELLSAEERYNLLLSLIHRSLRDAGKDVDLLRGFLDAPPAGLEDAFAGVVPGPDGRVDVTRLRANLSTGGEAVARAMTLEALDAIVSYALFSARNVLPPDVAERLSNTYRTLQGGLA; encoded by the coding sequence GTGGCCCAGAAACCCAAGGCCACGCCCCGCGTCGGTGGCGAGGCGACTTCACTCGAGCTGGAGAAGTCCCTCGCCGCGGGCCTGTCCTCCTCGCGTCCCCTCTCGGCCTGGTTCCACGGGCCGGAGGGGATGGTGCTCCTCCACGAGCCCTCGGGCTTCGCCGGCTTCCTGGCTGGCACCCTCGGGACGCTGTCGGTGGAGGAAGTCTTCGCCCACGTCCTGACGGGCATCCGCAGCGGGCTGCTCGCGGTGCAGAGCGGCGCCGTTCGACGGACGGTGTCCTTCCGGGACGGGCAGGTGGTCTTCGCCACGTCCACGGAGCGCTCGGAGCGGCTGGGCGCGGTGCTGACGCGGCTGGGGCTGGTGACGCAGGCGCAGCTCACGCAGGCCCTGTCTCGCGTGACGCCGTCGCGGCGCATCGGCCAGGTGCTGACGTCCGAGGGGCTGGTGTCCGAGGCCCATCTCTACGGCGCCATGACGTACGTCGTGCGCGAGGTGGTGCTGAGCCTCTTCGAGCTGACGGAAGGCAGCTTCCTCTTCGTCGAGGGCCCCGCGCCCATGGCCGACGTGGTGAAGCTGCCCGAGCGCACGCGCGACCTGGTGCTCACGGGCATCAAGCGCTCGGAGGAGCTGTCTCGCTTGCGGCGACGCTATCCGGAGGACCTGCGCGCGGAGCCGGGGCCCGCGGGGCCACGGCCAGGGGAGGAGCGCTTCTTCCAGCGGATGGGCGCGGGCGCGACGCTGAGCGACTTGCGCGCCGTGCGCGAGGGGGGACAGCACGCCTTCTTCTCGTGGCTGGACGAGTGCGTGCGAGGCGGGCACCTCCAGGTGCGCCCCACGGCTCCTCCCGCGGCGCCCGTGCCCGCGGTGGAGGGCATGGCCTGGGAGCTGTTGTCCGCGGAGGAACGCTACAACCTGCTGCTGTCCTTGATTCACCGCTCGCTGCGCGACGCGGGGAAGGACGTGGACCTGCTGCGGGGCTTCCTGGATGCGCCGCCCGCGGGGCTGGAGGATGCCTTCGCGGGGGTGGTGCCGGGCCCGGACGGGCGGGTGGATGTGACGCGGCTGCGCGCCAACCTCTCCACGGGGGGCGAGGCCGTGGCACGGGCCATGACGCTGGAGGCGTTGGACGCCATCGTCTCGTATGCGCTGTTCTCCGCGCGCAATGTGTTGCCGCCCGACGTGGCGGAGCGGTTGTCCAACACCTACCGGACCCTGCAGGGAGGTCTGGCCTAG
- a CDS encoding thioredoxin domain-containing protein, which translates to MPMRPTPVILAALLAASFTAGCNKEKAPAAAQAPAAAQATPGEPTPDTVVATFGDGQKITYKELNDRIQEPMANLEKQKFQLRKRGLDGMVTEKLVDAEAKKRGMTQDQFLKAEIDDKVPAPTDEKIKEVFDGAKGQLPPGSTFEQMKPQIVDFLTQQPKQERAQALFGELRKNANVQITLPEPPRPPAERKQVAATGPSKGADNAPITIVEFSDFQCPFCSRANASVDQVMKEYEGKVKLVFRQFPLDFHKEAQKAAEASLCAGDQGKFWEMHDKLFASQSALQVEHLKSYAGELGLDKAKFDKCLDSGEKAATVKSDMADGQKVGVSGTPAFFINGIMLSGAQPAEEFKSIIDAELKAPAQK; encoded by the coding sequence ATGCCCATGCGTCCAACCCCTGTCATCCTCGCCGCGTTGCTGGCGGCTTCCTTCACCGCCGGTTGCAACAAGGAGAAGGCGCCGGCCGCCGCGCAGGCGCCGGCCGCCGCGCAGGCCACTCCGGGTGAGCCGACCCCGGACACGGTGGTCGCCACCTTCGGCGATGGCCAGAAGATCACCTACAAGGAGCTCAACGACCGCATCCAGGAGCCGATGGCGAACCTGGAGAAGCAGAAGTTCCAGCTGCGCAAGCGGGGCCTTGATGGGATGGTGACGGAGAAGCTGGTCGACGCCGAGGCGAAGAAGCGCGGCATGACGCAGGACCAGTTCCTCAAGGCGGAGATCGACGACAAGGTTCCCGCGCCGACCGACGAGAAGATCAAGGAGGTCTTCGACGGCGCCAAGGGCCAGCTGCCGCCCGGCTCGACGTTCGAGCAGATGAAGCCGCAGATTGTCGACTTCCTCACGCAGCAGCCCAAGCAGGAGCGCGCCCAGGCCCTCTTCGGCGAGCTGCGCAAGAACGCCAACGTGCAGATCACCCTGCCGGAGCCGCCGCGTCCGCCGGCCGAGCGCAAGCAGGTGGCCGCCACGGGCCCGTCGAAGGGCGCGGACAACGCCCCCATCACCATCGTGGAGTTCAGCGACTTCCAGTGCCCGTTCTGCAGCCGCGCCAACGCGTCCGTGGACCAGGTCATGAAGGAGTACGAGGGCAAGGTGAAGCTGGTGTTCCGCCAGTTCCCGCTCGACTTCCACAAGGAGGCGCAGAAGGCCGCCGAGGCGTCGCTGTGCGCCGGGGACCAGGGCAAGTTCTGGGAGATGCACGACAAGCTGTTCGCCAGCCAGAGCGCGCTGCAGGTCGAGCACCTGAAGTCCTACGCGGGCGAGCTGGGCCTGGACAAGGCGAAGTTCGACAAGTGCCTGGACTCGGGTGAGAAGGCGGCCACGGTGAAGAGCGACATGGCGGACGGCCAGAAGGTCGGCGTCAGCGGCACGCCGGCGTTCTTCATCAACGGCATCATGCTCTCGGGCGCGCAGCCGGCCGAGGAGTTCAAGAGCATCATCGACGCCGAGCTGAAGGCCCCGGCGCAGAAGTAG
- the lpxC gene encoding UDP-3-O-acyl-N-acetylglucosamine deacetylase: MPPSSYNQRTLSKTASLQGIGLHSGAKVTLTLRPAPAGHGIVFVRTDLPRPVSIPALAEYVVDTSLATTLGRDGVKVATVEHFMSAMAGLGIDNARVELDGPEVPIMDGSAAPFAALIQEAGIRELDTPKELLVIRKSVSVVDGDKQASLTPSTNFRISCTIDFEHPVIQGQAFDLDFSDREFSREISRARTFGFLRDVEKLKKLGLARGGSLDNAIVVDELSILNPEGLRFTDEFVRHKILDAIGDVSLFGRPVIGHLTAYKTGHALNHKLVRKVLSDPSCYEIVPARRLDLEGLELGLPGLAGALALEPLVA, encoded by the coding sequence ATGCCCCCGTCTTCCTACAACCAGCGCACCCTTTCGAAGACCGCCAGTCTGCAGGGCATCGGGCTCCACTCGGGCGCGAAGGTGACGCTCACGCTGCGTCCGGCCCCCGCGGGTCACGGCATCGTCTTCGTCCGCACGGACCTGCCCCGGCCCGTGAGCATCCCCGCGCTGGCGGAGTACGTGGTGGACACGTCCCTGGCGACGACGCTGGGCCGCGATGGTGTGAAGGTGGCGACGGTGGAGCACTTCATGTCCGCCATGGCGGGCCTGGGCATCGACAACGCCCGCGTGGAACTGGACGGCCCGGAAGTGCCCATCATGGACGGCAGCGCCGCGCCCTTCGCCGCGCTCATCCAGGAAGCCGGCATCCGCGAGCTGGACACGCCCAAGGAGCTGCTGGTCATCCGCAAGTCGGTGTCCGTGGTGGATGGCGACAAGCAGGCCTCGCTGACGCCCTCCACGAACTTCCGCATCAGCTGCACCATCGACTTCGAGCACCCCGTCATCCAGGGCCAGGCCTTCGACCTGGACTTCAGCGACCGGGAGTTCTCGCGGGAGATCTCCCGCGCGCGCACCTTCGGGTTCCTGCGCGACGTGGAGAAGCTGAAGAAGCTGGGCCTGGCGCGCGGCGGCTCGCTGGACAACGCCATCGTCGTGGATGAGCTCTCCATCCTCAACCCGGAGGGTCTGCGCTTCACGGACGAGTTCGTGCGGCACAAGATCCTCGACGCCATCGGCGACGTGTCCCTCTTCGGTCGCCCCGTCATCGGACACCTCACGGCGTACAAGACGGGCCACGCGCTCAATCACAAGCTGGTGCGCAAGGTGCTTTCGGACCCCAGCTGCTATGAGATTGTCCCCGCGCGTCGACTCGACCTGGAGGGTCTGGAGTTGGGCCTGCCGGGACTGGCGGGAGCGCTGGCGTTGGAGCCGCTCGTCGCCTGA